From the genome of Methanobrevibacter wolinii SH:
CAAAGAGGAAGATTTGATAGAACTGTAGTTACTATGGATCCTAAATTCTCAGATACTGCAAAAATGTCTGATAAATGGATTGGATTTGAACAAAATGGAGATTACGGATTCTATAATGCTATTAGAGCAGTTATTAAAGGTAAAAAACTTACTCAAGAAGTAATTTCTGGAATTCCTAGAGAAGATATCTATGAATTAGTAGATGAAATGAAACATGCAGAATTCGGTGTTCTCTTCTTTGGTTTAGGTTTAACCCATACTTTATCCAAACAAAGAAACATTGATATTGCAATTAAAATGGTCATGGATCTTAACAAAGAAAGTAAATGGGGACTTACTCCTATGAGAGGTCACTTTAACGTAAATGGTTTCAACATCTTTATGGCATATGAAACTGGATTTGCATTTGGTGTTGACTTCTGTAGAGGTTATGCTAGATATATGTTAGGTGAAACTAACACTATTGATTTACTTGTTAGAAAAGAACCTGATGTATTTATGGTTATTGCAGCAGATCCTGGTGCTCACTTCCCTAACGGTGCTAATCAACACTTAGCTCACATTCCTGTTATCCAAATTGATATTCACTGGGGACCATCTACTGAACTTGCTGATGTAGTATTACCTGGTTCATTTGTTGGTGTAGAATGTGCTGGTACAAGTTATCGTATGGATGGTGTACCTATTTACATGAAAAAAGCTATTGATAAACCTGAAACCTGTCGTGATGATGAATGGATTGTACGTGAATTAAAAGAAAGAGTTATGAAACTTAGAGAAGAACCTAATGTAGCTCCTAAATACGTACCTAACCCGGCAGCAGAATAGATTAAAGGTGATTAAATATGGAATATATACTTAAAAATGGTATTGTTTACGATCCTGCTAATGAAGTAAACGGTGAGAAAAAAGATGTATACTTCAAAGATGGTAAAATCGTTGAAGATGTTTCTTCTGCTGCAAAAGTTATTGATGTAACTGATAAAATCGTTATGCCAGCAGGTGTAGATACACACGCTCACATTGCAGGACCAAAATTAGTTTTAGGAAGGTTATACAGACCTGAAGATTCAAGAAGAGGAGTTACCCAAAAAACTAAAGTAGAAAAAGGAGAATCTGGATTCTCTATTCCTAGTTGTCCTACAACTGGATACAGATACTCAAGAATGGGATATGGTACAGTTTGTGAAGCAGCTATGCCTCCTTTAGAAGCAAAACACACTCATGAAGAAATTGGAATTATTCCAAACATTGATGTAAACCCATTAACCTTATTCGGTAACAACTGGATTGTAATGGAACTTGCAAAAGAAGGAGATATTGATGGTCTTGCTGCATTTATTTCAGCTTGGTTAAAAATTACTAAAGGATACGGTGTAAAAATTGTAAACCCATGTGGTAGTGAAGCATGGGGTTGGGGTATGAATGTACACGGATACAATGATAGTGCACCATACTTTGATGTATCTTCTAAAGAAGTTGTAAGAGCTCTTGCAAAAGCAAATGAAAAACTTGGACTTCCTCATTCTATACATATACACCCTAATGATTTAGGACACCCAGGAAACACTCCAACAACTCTTGAAACTCTTGATTCACTTAAAGATGTTGTTAAAAGTACTAAAAAAACAGCATCTGTAAGAGATCAAACTGTCCACTGTTGTCACATGCATTTCCATTCTTACACTGGAACTAACTGGAGAAATGCTGGATCAGGTGCTCCTGAAGTAGCTAAATTCATGAACCATTGTAAATATGCAACTGGAGATGTTGGTCAAGTAACCTTTGATGAAACTACAACCATGACTGCAGATGCACCTATGGAATACGATTTATACAGATTATCTGGATTAAAATGGGTTAATGCAGATATTGAATGTGAAACTGCTGCAGGTATTATCCCTTGTATTTACTCTAAAAAAGCACCAGTAAGTGCTTTGCAATGGGGTATTGGTATGGAATTATTCTTATTAATTGATAATCCATGGCAAATTAACTTAACTACTGATCACCCTAATGCAGGACCATTCACAAGATACCCAAGAATTATCTCTTGGTTAATGAGTGCTCCAAAAAGAAATCAAATGATTGAAAGCCACGAAATCCATAAATGGGCTGAAAAAAGAACAATGGTCGCAAGTATTGACAGAGAATACGACTTCTATGATATTGCTACTATTACAAGAGCAGCTAATGCTAAAATCCATGGATTTACTGATAGAGGTAACTTATCTGTTGGTTCTAATGCAGATATTGCAGTATATGATATTAACCCTAATGACTTCGATCCATCTAAAAACCCTGAAACTGTTGAAAGAGCTTTCAGTCGTGCAAAATACACAATTAAAGATGGTCAAATTATGGTTAAAGATGGAGAAATTGTTAGTACTAAACCTTCCCACGTAATTTGGAGTAATGTTAAAGGTATGGAAGAACAAGAAAAAGCAATTATTGATAAAGTAATGCCATTCTTCAAACAATACTACTCAGTTAAATGGGAAAACTACAAAGTACATGACCACTTCTTATCTAACCCAATTAGAGTAGATGTAGAATAAATTAGGGTGATAGAATGAAAACAATAACTTTTGATGTTAAAAAAAGAAATCCAATAGCATTAGAATTCGATGAAATCATTCCTGATACTGTTTACACTTGGGAAGCTGAA
Proteins encoded in this window:
- a CDS encoding formylmethanofuran dehydrogenase subunit B, with protein sequence MSYEPPITDYDEIVENCTCAFCGCNCDDLDYLIKDGHVVAVRHACRLGASKIMEDLDQRLVVPMIRGDDGELEEVDWDTALDKAAEYIANSVRPVFYGWSETSTECMKEGLELGQYIGAVLDNQATICHGPSLQAIQNAGYPIQTLGEVKNRADMIVYSGSNAMNSHPRHMARYSVFPRGYFRQRGRFDRTVVTMDPKFSDTAKMSDKWIGFEQNGDYGFYNAIRAVIKGKKLTQEVISGIPREDIYELVDEMKHAEFGVLFFGLGLTHTLSKQRNIDIAIKMVMDLNKESKWGLTPMRGHFNVNGFNIFMAYETGFAFGVDFCRGYARYMLGETNTIDLLVRKEPDVFMVIAADPGAHFPNGANQHLAHIPVIQIDIHWGPSTELADVVLPGSFVGVECAGTSYRMDGVPIYMKKAIDKPETCRDDEWIVRELKERVMKLREEPNVAPKYVPNPAAE
- a CDS encoding formylmethanofuran dehydrogenase subunit A, yielding MEYILKNGIVYDPANEVNGEKKDVYFKDGKIVEDVSSAAKVIDVTDKIVMPAGVDTHAHIAGPKLVLGRLYRPEDSRRGVTQKTKVEKGESGFSIPSCPTTGYRYSRMGYGTVCEAAMPPLEAKHTHEEIGIIPNIDVNPLTLFGNNWIVMELAKEGDIDGLAAFISAWLKITKGYGVKIVNPCGSEAWGWGMNVHGYNDSAPYFDVSSKEVVRALAKANEKLGLPHSIHIHPNDLGHPGNTPTTLETLDSLKDVVKSTKKTASVRDQTVHCCHMHFHSYTGTNWRNAGSGAPEVAKFMNHCKYATGDVGQVTFDETTTMTADAPMEYDLYRLSGLKWVNADIECETAAGIIPCIYSKKAPVSALQWGIGMELFLLIDNPWQINLTTDHPNAGPFTRYPRIISWLMSAPKRNQMIESHEIHKWAEKRTMVASIDREYDFYDIATITRAANAKIHGFTDRGNLSVGSNADIAVYDINPNDFDPSKNPETVERAFSRAKYTIKDGQIMVKDGEIVSTKPSHVIWSNVKGMEEQEKAIIDKVMPFFKQYYSVKWENYKVHDHFLSNPIRVDVE